Part of the candidate division KSB1 bacterium genome, CGATTCAGTGCTACAGTTCTGTTTTTGATTCTGGGTGTCGGCCTAATTTTCGCCCAGGGTGATCAGAAAACCGAATCAGAGGATGTGGTACAAACTTTAAAGAGTTACGCCGCTGCCGTCCAGAGCAAGGATATCGATGAAATCGAGAAGTACGTGGTCACCAGCGAAGACTTCACGGTCTTTGAAGGCGGGCATATCAATTGGGGTTGGCCCGATTATCGGGATAATCACCTCGCCCCGGAATTAGAAGCCTTTCTTGAATTTCAATACAATTATCAAAATATTAAAGCACAGGTCTTGGGCGACATGGCTTACGCGACCTTGAAATATAATATTGCCATTAAAATGAAAGAACGGGAGGAAGTTTCAGGGGAAGGTCTGGCAACCGCTGTGCTGATCAAAAAAGCGGGTCAGTGGAAAATTCAGCACATGCACACGTCGAGGATTCCAAAACGCGAGCATTAACAAAATTCTGAATTTGGACATTGGCCGACATCACTTGTTTTTTGGCGATGGTTTAAAGCGAAACTACTGACTCAGCTCCGCTGGTTTTGCGTCTTGAACCACCGTAATTTTTACTTCAGCCCACTTGCCGATTGCTTCATTGAGTTTTTTGGGGTTTACCGGCTTTGAAAGGTAGTCATCCATTCCGGCTTCCAGGCATTTTTCCCGGTCTCCTTTAATAGCATTTGCGGTTACGGCCGCAAAATAGACTGGGAGTTTAATTTCATTTTCGATAAGCGTTTTTGGATTGCAAAACTCGAACGCGCAGAGTCCTTACTTTAAACACCGATTTCATCAATGACCTTGACTGAGCTGCTCAAAATATCACTCTCATCATAAACACTGGTATCGTTCAGCTTAAAATTGCTCAAGATTTGTTTCAGCTGAATTGCCTGACTTGATAATTCTTCAGAAGCCGATGCACTCTCTTCTGCATTCGCTGTATTTGCCTGGGTAACCTGACCAATTTGACCCAAGCCGGAATTCACTTGCTCAATTCCCTTCGCTTGCTCAGTAGACGCACTTGCGATTTCACCAATCAGATCCGTGACCTTAGTAACTCCCGAAACAATCTCATCTAAAGCTTTCGCGGTTACATTCGCGAGCCTCGTCCCGTTTTCGACTTTCGTCACGGAATCTTCAATTAACTCTGTGGTCTCCTGGGCAGCTTTCGCACTCCGCTGCGCCAGATTGCGAACTTCCTCAGCAACAACCGCAAAACCTTTCCCTTGTATGCAAACAAATAAAAAGTGAGAACTATATTTCAGACTGAAGATATGAAGTTTCGATTAAATATTGTACTGCTAATTACCCTCGGCTTTAGTTGTCAAAAGAGACAACAGTTACGGTTTCTTCAGTAGACATTTGGACCGGCACGAAGATCGAGGTTAAAGCGGGCCAGATCATTATGATAGAAGCAATAGGTGAGGTTTATGGTCGGTATAACCCACCCGGTCATATCTGGGGCCCGCTCGGACCGGATGGGCAAACGGACGAAATCGCCGATTCGCTATGGATGCTGCCAGGTGTGCCCAAAATAGCTTTGATCGCCAAAATTGGTGAAGAAGGCAAACCTTCAAGATAGGAAGCATGACTAAAATTTCTACTCAGTACGATGGACAATTATTCTTGGGGCTAAATGATCGAATTTATTTGCATCCCCAGGATCACCATTATATTGAAGGGGAATCACGTCAAATTCACGTTGGTTGCTATGAAGATAACAAGGGCGAATTTACGGCACGGATTAGAGTCAACGATCCTTAAATTTGTAAGCTAATTGATTTTTGCAATCGCAGTTTTCACGTGTGACGGCTTACCCGTCTGAGTCCAGGCAAAGAAAATTTCGCTGTTCCTGATGACCATCTTCGGCATGCCGCTCGCGCGTTCCTTACTCGATTCGGTGACCGTCATCGACTCATCTTTAGTGCAATCCCAGTGAACGCGCCGAACTCGCAGCTCGGCATTATTGCCGGTATTTTCCATCCAACTCACAAGCACGCTACCACTCGGGAGGATCACCGTGTCAACCCGGCCAACAGGATCGCCGTCATCCACAACGATGGGATCGCCGAATGTACGGCCTTCATCATTTGAGAAAATCACCTTTACGCGCGCAATTTCATTTGCCCAGGTAAACCAGGCAACCGCGACTTTTTCTCCTTGTGCTGCTATGGCAGGACCATTCACCGGGCATCCCGCGATCTCCCAGTTATCTTCATACAAGGTTTGCGGCTCCGACCAGGCGCCATTCTGAAAACGAACAATTGAGATGTCCCTGATTTCCTTTTCAGAGCGATCTCGGTAGACTACCAAAGCGCCGTTTGGAGTGCGGACTGCAGAAGTGGGGCAGCAGTCACAAATGCGCTGATCTAAAACAGTTTCATTTGATAATTGACCTTCTTTGCTAAGCATGGCAAAACGCAGGGTCATTTCATCGGTTGGCGCGCCGTGTCCGCCATGGCTATTGCCGCCTTTGGCAAAATTTCGCCCGTCCAGCCAAACAGTAAAAAGTTGTCCATCATTCCATGGCAGCAAAGAGACAAAACCGTGCTCGGTTTGGGTGCCGTCCCGGTGCGGGACGATTGCTTTTCCCCAACTCTTGCCGTCTGGTGAGAATGCGAGATTCACATCATAGGCGTAGCTTCCTTGACCGCTCATCGGCAGCCAGTGCGCAGCAAGCGAGCCGTCTTTAAATGCCACCATCGAAGGAAAGTCGGCCCAGTTAACAAACCAGTTTTCACCTTGAGCAACTATTTGAGGCTTCGACCAGTTTTTTTCTTGGCGAACAGAAAATTTTAGTGCGGGGTTCTCGTTATCTGTTTTCTCGATCCAGCTCAAGTAAACTTGACCGTCGTCGCCGACGGATAAATTGGGTTCGGCGCTGCTCTCGCCCGCTGGATTAGAGATTTCCTTTATAGAAAGTCTCTCTTGCTCTTGTTGACAATTACTGAATAAAAGGATTAGGAAGAGGAAAAATAGAGTAGAGAAAAATGTAAGTTTCATACCAGTTTCCTTCAAAATTGTTATAAATTAATGAACAGGGATAGTCATAATTTTTTTAATTTTAGTCACTGCCGTGCATCAGGCCGTTGCAGATTCCGGTTTTATAGTTCTGGGTTCTTTTGCAACAGCCTGCTTCGCGGGCATGACGTTTCTTCGGGTGGTAAATATTTTAAACCATATTAACAAATTTACTTTCAAATGCAAATATAAATCTCTAAATTCTTCATCAGTAATTGTAATTTCACTCGTAGACTTTAAGTAAGAAATATTGATAATGAGCGAAACCGTTAAGCAGCTTGAATCCAGACTGGAAAAACTTAAGAATGCGAATACAACTGAAAAAGTTGATCTTCTGGTTGAGCTTGCCTGGAACATAGGTTATGATGATCTTCAGCGGGCATTTGATCTTAACAAACAGGCCCAAAAACTTGCTGAGAAACTTTCCTATGAATCCGGTCTTGCGTTTGTAAACCGCAATCTGGGTTTCTATTATTACACAAAATCGGATTTTTCCGAAGCGCTTAAAAAGTCGGTTGAAGCCCTGAAGAAATTTGAAGAACTTGAAAATAAAAATGAACAAGCAAACGTTTTGGGAAATCTTGGTTTGATTTATTGGAGCCTGGGCAATTTCGAACTGGCACTTGACCATCTGCACAAAAGTGAAAAACTTTTTAAAGAAATTGAAAATATGCAGAGACTTCCCTGGACACTTACGACTTTAGGGGGAGTTTATCAAAATCTCGGTGATATAAACAAGGCTTTGCGATACCACAATAAAAGTTTAAAATTATTTCGTTCTAATGAAAACAAATTAGGAGAGGCCAGGGCGCTTTCCGGGCTCGGCACGGTTTACGAAAGCGAAAAAAAATTCGAGAAAGCAGTAGAACGTAATCAGGCAGCTCTGAAGATTTTCCTGGAAGTAAAAAATGACTTGGGAGAATCAAGGGTCTACAACGACTTAGGTTCCATTCACCAATTACAAGGCAATTTTGACGAAGCGCTTAAATATCACCAGGCGAGCCTCCGGATACGACAAAAACTTGGTCTCAAGCACGCTGAAATTACCAGTCTGCTCAATTTAGGAAAACTCTACATTCAAATTAAGGATTCTGAAAAAGCATTGGGCTTTCTGCAAAAAGCATTGGTCTATGCGAAGCAAAGCGATGCCAAACCCAAGCTTTATCAAGTGCACCAGGCTTTGTCCGAGGCCTACGAGCAGCAAGGCGATCTAGCGAGGGCCCTGAAGCATCTTAAGTCATTTGAAAAAATAAAAGACATAGTTCTTGGCGATGAAACGAAAACCAAGCTCAAAAATATGGAAATTCATTTTGAAGTGGAAAAGTCGCAAAAGGAAGCTGAGATTCATCGTCTCAAGAATATAGAGTTAAAGCAGGCATTGGATAATTTACGCGAAACCCAGGTGCAGCTTGTGCAGACCGAAAAAATGGCTGCTTTGGGTCAGATCACCGCCGGCATTGCACATGAGATCAACAATCCAATCGGCGCGGTTAAAAGTTCGGCGGATGTTTCCATTCGCGGTCTTAAA contains:
- a CDS encoding exo-alpha-sialidase; the encoded protein is MKLTFFSTLFFLFLILLFSNCQQEQERLSIKEISNPAGESSAEPNLSVGDDGQVYLSWIEKTDNENPALKFSVRQEKNWSKPQIVAQGENWFVNWADFPSMVAFKDGSLAAHWLPMSGQGSYAYDVNLAFSPDGKSWGKAIVPHRDGTQTEHGFVSLLPWNDGQLFTVWLDGRNFAKGGNSHGGHGAPTDEMTLRFAMLSKEGQLSNETVLDQRICDCCPTSAVRTPNGALVVYRDRSEKEIRDISIVRFQNGAWSEPQTLYEDNWEIAGCPVNGPAIAAQGEKVAVAWFTWANEIARVKVIFSNDEGRTFGDPIVVDDGDPVGRVDTVILPSGSVLVSWMENTGNNAELRVRRVHWDCTKDESMTVTESSKERASGMPKMVIRNSEIFFAWTQTGKPSHVKTAIAKIN
- a CDS encoding tetratricopeptide repeat protein; protein product: MSETVKQLESRLEKLKNANTTEKVDLLVELAWNIGYDDLQRAFDLNKQAQKLAEKLSYESGLAFVNRNLGFYYYTKSDFSEALKKSVEALKKFEELENKNEQANVLGNLGLIYWSLGNFELALDHLHKSEKLFKEIENMQRLPWTLTTLGGVYQNLGDINKALRYHNKSLKLFRSNENKLGEARALSGLGTVYESEKKFEKAVERNQAALKIFLEVKNDLGESRVYNDLGSIHQLQGNFDEALKYHQASLRIRQKLGLKHAEITSLLNLGKLYIQIKDSEKALGFLQKALVYAKQSDAKPKLYQVHQALSEAYEQQGDLARALKHLKSFEKIKDIVLGDETKTKLKNMEIHFEVEKSQKEAEIHRLKNIELKQALDNLRETQVQLVQTEKMAALGQITAGIAHEINNPIGAVKSSADVSIRGLKKIKQVLEQSESIQDVLNSNSYQKALDILETNSEVTLSAVERIASIVNSLKNFARLDEAEYKKADLHEGIESTLTLIQHEIGKNIKIEKDFGKIPAMNHFPNQLNQVFMTLLRNAIQAIGKKGAISIKTQLNGKNAIIKIADTGRGMPPEIRDSLFELGFTTKRSRVGVGMGLYTAYNIVQKHKGTIEVTSEVGKGTEFVIKLPLNSN
- a CDS encoding nuclear transport factor 2 family protein; the encoded protein is MFNRFSATVLFLILGVGLIFAQGDQKTESEDVVQTLKSYAAAVQSKDIDEIEKYVVTSEDFTVFEGGHINWGWPDYRDNHLAPELEAFLEFQYNYQNIKAQVLGDMAYATLKYNIAIKMKEREEVSGEGLATAVLIKKAGQWKIQHMHTSRIPKREH